In one window of Eggerthella guodeyinii DNA:
- a CDS encoding LysR family transcriptional regulator, translated as MELQQLRYFDEVARTQHVTNSAKKLNVAQPALTQSIRRLERELGVTLFERVGRNVRLTACGAALQKRIAPLLAALDELPEELAVVAGREQAAVHLAIESASALAVDAIAAYRASHPDARFVVAQETAARRWDLRIRTVRADGAATGARRFTERIGIAVPAERAAGGPLALTDLEGEPFICLAGSRTFRAVCDEACAQAGFAPRVAFESDSPAVVKSMIGLGLGVGFWPERSWGSLEDSSATLTAIADAPFARTIEIEPAHGPLSKEAAAFHGFLVSRFEARWREPSPLRA; from the coding sequence GTGGAACTGCAGCAGCTCAGGTACTTCGACGAGGTGGCGCGCACCCAGCACGTGACGAACAGCGCGAAGAAGCTCAACGTGGCCCAGCCCGCGCTCACCCAGTCCATCCGCCGGCTCGAGCGCGAGCTGGGCGTGACGCTGTTCGAGCGCGTCGGGCGCAACGTGCGGCTGACCGCGTGCGGCGCGGCGCTCCAGAAGCGCATCGCGCCGCTGCTGGCCGCCCTCGACGAGCTGCCGGAGGAGCTGGCGGTGGTGGCCGGCCGCGAGCAGGCCGCCGTGCACCTCGCCATCGAGTCGGCCTCGGCCCTGGCGGTGGACGCCATCGCGGCGTACCGCGCCTCCCACCCCGACGCGCGCTTCGTGGTGGCGCAGGAAACCGCCGCGCGCCGCTGGGACCTGCGCATCCGCACCGTGCGCGCAGACGGCGCGGCCACGGGCGCCCGCCGCTTCACCGAGCGCATCGGCATCGCCGTGCCCGCCGAGCGCGCCGCGGGCGGGCCGCTCGCGCTGACCGATCTCGAGGGCGAGCCCTTCATCTGCCTCGCGGGCAGCCGCACGTTCCGCGCGGTGTGCGACGAGGCATGTGCGCAGGCGGGGTTCGCGCCGCGCGTGGCGTTCGAGAGCGACAGCCCCGCCGTGGTGAAGAGCATGATCGGGCTGGGGCTGGGCGTGGGGTTCTGGCCCGAGCGCAGCTGGGGCAGCCTCGAGGACAGCAGCGCCACGCTGACGGCCATCGCCGACGCCCCGTTCGCGCGCACCATCGAGATCGAGCCGGCACACGGCCCTCTCAGCAAAGAAGCCGCGGCATTCCACGGCTTCCTCGTCTCTCGGTTCGAAGCGCGCTGGCGCGAGCCCTCGCCCCTACGCGCCTAG
- a CDS encoding helix-turn-helix domain-containing protein, producing MTRQIRTWHEREGAEGEPRCWDVRINGAPVPGGCIVQTDDGAFEVRYPRLATRTVPTLEEAKRRIELAPPITRPGMAVGKLLDDADEDDLISPDEAGELLGLSRFRVNAMVANGVLAGTRQDGRVLVSRASVEARRARTATDGPTGRFARAFVEYWADEPDGTPVILEVDVEDAREYEEAKRFVQAVVDGEEPGRVEVLDYRRAMARCTRAKRSENGLSGPIPFKSFEAARAGALPQA from the coding sequence ATGACACGGCAGATCAGAACCTGGCACGAGCGTGAAGGGGCCGAGGGAGAGCCGCGATGCTGGGACGTGCGCATCAACGGCGCACCCGTTCCCGGAGGGTGCATCGTGCAAACGGACGACGGGGCGTTCGAGGTGCGCTACCCCCGTCTGGCGACCCGCACCGTCCCGACGCTCGAGGAGGCGAAGCGGCGCATCGAGTTGGCCCCGCCCATCACGAGGCCCGGCATGGCGGTGGGCAAACTGCTCGACGATGCCGACGAGGACGATCTCATATCCCCCGACGAGGCGGGCGAGCTGCTGGGCTTGAGCCGCTTCCGCGTCAACGCCATGGTGGCCAACGGGGTGCTGGCCGGCACGCGCCAGGACGGACGCGTCCTCGTCAGCCGCGCGTCCGTCGAGGCGCGGCGCGCCCGCACGGCAACCGACGGCCCCACAGGACGCTTCGCCCGCGCATTCGTGGAGTATTGGGCTGACGAGCCCGACGGGACGCCCGTCATCCTGGAGGTGGACGTCGAAGACGCGCGCGAATACGAGGAGGCGAAGCGCTTCGTGCAGGCGGTCGTCGATGGCGAGGAACCGGGGCGCGTCGAGGTGCTCGACTACCGTCGTGCCATGGCGCGCTGCACGCGGGCGAAACGATCGGAGAACGGGCTTTCCGGGCCGATCCCGTTCAAATCGTTCGAGGCGGCGCGGGCGGGCGCACTTCCGCAGGCTTAG
- a CDS encoding nitroreductase family protein: protein MQDIIKSCRSYRRFDESDRIDRKLLAAWVDAARLVASSGNAQPLRYAIVSDERACERVFSCCAWAKALPDWPGPEPGERPSAYIVVCRDNERTLADTFTAWDEGIAAQTVMLQAVEAGFGGCIVASFKKRSLTEALGIDAERFQPDLVLALGKPVEDVRIVDLPAGGATEYWRDGAGVHYVPKRALSDVLL, encoded by the coding sequence GTGCAGGACATCATCAAATCCTGTCGAAGCTATCGCCGTTTCGACGAAAGCGACCGCATCGATCGCAAGCTGCTCGCCGCGTGGGTGGACGCCGCGCGGCTGGTGGCTTCAAGCGGCAACGCGCAACCGCTGCGCTACGCCATCGTCAGCGACGAGCGCGCCTGCGAGCGCGTGTTCTCGTGCTGCGCGTGGGCGAAGGCCCTGCCCGACTGGCCGGGGCCCGAGCCGGGCGAGCGGCCGAGCGCCTACATCGTGGTGTGCCGCGACAACGAGCGCACGCTGGCCGACACCTTCACCGCCTGGGACGAGGGCATCGCCGCGCAGACCGTCATGCTGCAGGCCGTCGAGGCCGGCTTCGGCGGCTGCATCGTCGCATCGTTCAAGAAGCGCAGCCTGACCGAGGCGCTGGGGATCGACGCGGAGCGCTTCCAGCCCGATCTCGTGCTGGCGCTGGGCAAGCCCGTCGAAGACGTGCGTATCGTCGATCTTCCGGCCGGCGGCGCCACCGAGTACTGGCGCGACGGGGCGGGCGTGCACTACGTGCCGAAGCGCGCCCTCTCCGACGTGCTGCTGTAG
- a CDS encoding M20/M25/M40 family metallo-hydrolase — translation MQANRLLDLFCELVRIESPSFHEAAMAARCADELRSLGFEVRFDDSAARVGSDTGNLVAHLPGTRAGHVVFSAHMDTVQPCAGIEPVVVDGIVRSAGDTILSADDKAGVAAILEGVRSVLEADAPRPDVTVLFTTCEEQHLLGSSALADGLLPAGAPCYVLDADGAPGTVITGAPCHWTFNAAFAGRAAHAGVCPEEGVSAIAMAAAAVAAMPLGRLDEATTANVGFMEGGGATNVVPDACTLAGECRSLYAERAEAQKAAMTEALEAAAARFGGTVDVAWTKSYDAVLFDEEDELVQAIARAARAAGLEPRFHRSGGGSDANVLAACGVRPITLGVGMASFHSADEHIAVADLEGTARLVEALIAEGVE, via the coding sequence ATGCAAGCGAATCGTCTGCTCGACCTGTTCTGCGAACTCGTCCGTATCGAAAGCCCGTCGTTCCACGAGGCCGCGATGGCCGCCCGCTGCGCCGACGAGCTGCGCTCCCTCGGCTTCGAGGTGCGCTTCGACGACTCGGCCGCCCGCGTGGGCTCCGACACCGGCAACCTCGTCGCGCATCTTCCGGGCACGCGGGCGGGGCACGTGGTGTTCTCGGCGCATATGGACACCGTGCAGCCGTGCGCGGGCATCGAGCCCGTGGTCGTCGACGGCATCGTGCGCTCGGCGGGCGACACCATCCTGTCGGCCGACGACAAGGCCGGCGTGGCGGCTATCCTCGAAGGCGTGCGCTCGGTGCTGGAGGCCGACGCCCCGCGCCCCGACGTCACCGTGCTGTTCACCACCTGCGAGGAGCAGCACCTGCTGGGTTCGAGCGCGCTGGCCGACGGCCTGCTGCCCGCGGGCGCGCCCTGCTACGTGCTCGACGCCGACGGCGCGCCCGGCACCGTCATCACGGGCGCGCCGTGCCACTGGACGTTCAACGCCGCGTTCGCGGGCCGTGCCGCGCACGCGGGCGTGTGCCCCGAGGAAGGCGTCTCGGCCATCGCGATGGCGGCCGCGGCCGTCGCCGCCATGCCGCTCGGCCGCCTCGACGAGGCCACCACGGCCAACGTCGGGTTCATGGAGGGCGGCGGCGCGACGAACGTCGTGCCGGACGCCTGCACGCTGGCGGGGGAGTGCCGCTCGCTGTACGCCGAGCGCGCCGAGGCCCAGAAGGCGGCCATGACCGAGGCGCTCGAAGCCGCGGCGGCGCGCTTCGGCGGCACGGTGGACGTCGCGTGGACGAAGAGCTACGACGCCGTGCTGTTCGACGAGGAGGACGAGCTCGTGCAGGCCATCGCCCGCGCCGCCCGCGCGGCCGGCCTCGAGCCGCGATTCCACCGCTCCGGCGGCGGCTCGGACGCGAACGTCCTGGCCGCCTGCGGCGTGCGCCCCATCACCCTGGGCGTGGGCATGGCCAGCTTCCACTCCGCCGACGAGCACATCGCCGTCGCCGACCTCGAGGGCACCGCCCGCCTCGTCGAGGCCCTCATAGCCGAAGGCGTCGAGTAG
- the sdaAA gene encoding L-serine ammonia-lyase, iron-sulfur-dependent, subunit alpha — translation MKTLGLTDVIGPIMVGPSSSHTAGALRIAYMARRLCLAEPKTVEFRLLGSFAHTLTGHGTDKALVAGMLGLATDDLRIRDSFDLAREAGLAFSFVTLPDAEYDHPNTIDVRIVDAAGNAMDVRGESIGGGAAVIRKIDDIDVRITGESASIVVRQRDEKGVLAHIAQSISDEGVNIATTRMYRERKGDTAYTVLETDQAVGAEAKAAIEDHPAIYDVRIIPGDARADVERVAVPDAAAALQRFAELDFGNGAALLAYCEEHGATLSEAFLAREAALAASLGYADGAAAYLREALAVMRCAARRPIDEALPSMGGLIGGEARKLADLHERGGELCDDQLSCAIAYAMAVLETNASMGRIVAAPTAGSAGVLPGVLLALQRTRGYGDNDLARGLAAAAAIGYLITRNATVSGAEGGCQAEVGSAAAMAAAASVELMGGTPAQCFAAASNALTNMMGLVCDPIAGLVEEPCQKRNAAGAAVALVSAQIALAGIGNLVDFDQTVEAMRKVGRSLPFELRESALGGIAAAPTACAYCPDCA, via the coding sequence ATGAAAACACTCGGCCTCACCGACGTCATCGGCCCCATCATGGTGGGCCCTTCGAGCTCGCACACGGCGGGCGCGCTGCGCATCGCCTACATGGCGCGCCGGCTGTGCCTGGCCGAGCCGAAGACGGTGGAGTTCAGGCTGCTGGGGTCGTTCGCGCACACGCTCACCGGCCACGGCACCGACAAGGCCCTCGTGGCCGGCATGCTGGGGCTGGCCACCGACGATCTGCGCATCCGCGACTCCTTCGACCTTGCGCGCGAGGCGGGGCTCGCGTTCTCGTTCGTCACGCTGCCCGACGCGGAGTACGACCATCCCAACACCATCGACGTCCGCATCGTGGACGCCGCGGGCAACGCGATGGACGTGCGCGGCGAGAGCATCGGCGGCGGCGCGGCCGTCATCCGCAAGATCGACGACATCGACGTGCGCATCACCGGCGAGAGCGCGAGCATCGTCGTGCGGCAGCGCGACGAGAAGGGCGTGCTGGCCCATATCGCGCAGAGCATCAGCGACGAGGGCGTGAACATCGCCACCACGCGCATGTACCGCGAGCGTAAGGGCGACACCGCCTACACCGTGCTGGAGACCGATCAGGCGGTGGGCGCGGAGGCGAAGGCGGCCATCGAGGACCATCCCGCCATCTACGACGTGCGCATCATCCCCGGCGACGCGCGCGCCGACGTCGAGCGCGTCGCCGTGCCCGACGCGGCCGCCGCGCTCCAACGGTTCGCCGAACTGGACTTCGGCAACGGCGCGGCGCTGCTGGCGTACTGCGAGGAGCACGGCGCGACGCTGTCGGAGGCGTTCCTCGCACGCGAGGCGGCGCTGGCCGCGAGCCTCGGCTACGCCGACGGCGCGGCGGCGTACCTGCGCGAGGCGCTGGCCGTGATGAGGTGCGCCGCCCGGCGCCCCATCGACGAGGCGCTGCCCTCGATGGGCGGCCTCATCGGCGGCGAGGCGCGCAAGCTGGCCGACCTGCACGAGCGCGGCGGCGAGCTGTGCGACGACCAGCTGTCGTGCGCCATCGCCTACGCGATGGCGGTGCTCGAGACGAACGCGTCGATGGGCCGCATCGTGGCCGCGCCCACGGCCGGCTCGGCGGGCGTGCTGCCCGGCGTGCTGCTGGCGCTGCAGCGCACGCGCGGCTACGGCGACAACGACCTCGCGCGCGGTCTGGCCGCCGCAGCCGCCATCGGCTACCTCATCACGCGCAACGCCACGGTGTCGGGGGCCGAAGGCGGCTGCCAGGCCGAGGTGGGCTCGGCGGCCGCGATGGCCGCCGCCGCGTCCGTCGAGCTCATGGGCGGCACGCCCGCGCAGTGCTTCGCCGCGGCCAGCAACGCGTTGACGAACATGATGGGCCTCGTGTGCGACCCCATCGCCGGCCTCGTGGAGGAGCCCTGTCAGAAGCGCAACGCCGCCGGAGCCGCCGTCGCGCTGGTCAGCGCGCAGATCGCGCTCGCGGGCATCGGCAACCTCGTCGACTTCGACCAGACGGTGGAGGCCATGCGCAAGGTGGGACGCTCGCTGCCCTTCGAGCTGCGCGAAAGCGCGCTCGGCGGCATCGCCGCCGCGCCGACGGCCTGCGCCTACTGCCCGGACTGCGCCTAG
- a CDS encoding response regulator transcription factor, translating into MGNAKRAGTARVAKGSAVGSGSEGGARRATAWMPVWCVVGLVGAQAWMPAVGLVADKYRSSAFSIDELAPLLLSYLASLAVVSALFAVLRMRSQPSKGTYGVLAGAAFSCIGALLLHLLDGMAPDRVAFLFSLSGALLGAGNGLMALVWSSAIARLPGPAQAGSSVAVVLGCCSLAAFAQAVGANALLLGATMALAVSSALCFVLAASRGDVVESPAPQKGVGSAYVRVGAAMGCFGFLFAMMIMQFVIAPHGRASTFTWAYGYAGVLAAVVFLVLVRVVRSSWDFLFALRFVAVPLIVAFYPFDTGTDFSVKFALCFSTLALWCFCTIAPGVLREAADVLHAPVYVMASVGVGGLCGGAAVGYCLAGVIEAVGPTTNYFIKITAILAMVLGLLGTNIVVTKGGLVRIFRKAAVATGSTTESDSFLEEKAALVSRCYGLTSRESDVLRILAKGHGLGRVQEELFISEGTAITHRRHIYQKLDVHAKSELIDLVARADEACEED; encoded by the coding sequence ATGGGGAATGCGAAACGCGCGGGCACGGCCCGCGTCGCCAAGGGATCCGCCGTTGGCTCGGGGAGCGAGGGCGGTGCCCGGCGCGCGACGGCGTGGATGCCGGTGTGGTGCGTTGTCGGCCTGGTCGGCGCTCAGGCGTGGATGCCGGCCGTCGGGCTCGTCGCCGACAAGTACCGCTCGTCCGCGTTCTCCATCGACGAGCTTGCCCCGCTGCTGCTGTCGTATCTCGCGTCCCTTGCCGTCGTCTCGGCCCTGTTCGCGGTTCTGCGCATGCGAAGCCAGCCCTCGAAGGGAACGTACGGCGTGCTGGCGGGCGCGGCTTTCTCCTGCATCGGCGCCCTGCTGCTGCATTTGCTCGACGGCATGGCGCCCGATCGCGTGGCGTTCCTGTTCTCCCTGTCCGGAGCGTTGCTGGGGGCGGGCAACGGCCTTATGGCGCTCGTGTGGAGCTCGGCGATCGCCCGCCTTCCCGGTCCCGCGCAGGCGGGCAGCAGCGTCGCGGTCGTCCTGGGGTGCTGTTCCTTGGCCGCTTTCGCGCAGGCGGTGGGGGCGAACGCGCTTCTGCTGGGGGCGACGATGGCGCTGGCCGTCTCGTCTGCGCTCTGCTTCGTGCTTGCGGCCAGCCGGGGCGACGTCGTCGAATCGCCGGCCCCTCAGAAGGGGGTCGGTTCCGCGTATGTGCGCGTCGGGGCGGCGATGGGCTGTTTCGGGTTCCTGTTCGCGATGATGATCATGCAGTTCGTCATCGCCCCGCACGGCCGCGCGAGTACGTTCACGTGGGCGTACGGGTACGCGGGCGTGCTTGCCGCGGTGGTGTTCCTCGTCCTCGTCCGCGTCGTGCGCTCTTCGTGGGACTTCCTGTTCGCCTTGCGCTTCGTGGCCGTTCCGCTGATCGTCGCGTTTTACCCGTTCGACACGGGAACCGATTTCTCCGTCAAGTTCGCGCTCTGCTTCTCGACGTTGGCGCTGTGGTGCTTTTGCACCATCGCGCCGGGCGTCTTGCGCGAAGCGGCCGACGTGCTGCACGCGCCGGTATACGTCATGGCATCCGTCGGGGTCGGGGGGCTGTGCGGCGGCGCGGCGGTCGGCTATTGCCTCGCCGGCGTGATCGAGGCGGTCGGCCCCACGACGAACTACTTCATCAAGATCACGGCGATCCTCGCCATGGTGCTCGGGCTTCTCGGGACGAACATCGTGGTGACGAAGGGCGGGCTCGTCCGGATATTCAGGAAAGCCGCGGTGGCGACGGGGTCGACGACGGAGAGCGATTCCTTTCTGGAGGAGAAGGCGGCGCTCGTTTCACGGTGCTACGGGCTTACCAGCCGGGAGTCCGACGTGCTGCGCATCTTGGCGAAGGGCCACGGATTGGGGAGGGTGCAGGAAGAGCTGTTCATCTCCGAGGGCACGGCCATCACCCATCGGCGCCACATCTACCAGAAGCTCGACGTCCACGCCAAATCCGAGCTGATCGACCTCGTTGCCCGCGCCGACGAGGCATGCGAGGAAGACTGA
- a CDS encoding putative manganese-dependent inorganic diphosphatase produces the protein MSAPIIVVGHKNPDNDAISAAVGYAYLKNELARRSQDPEEASRVYRPVRLGPLPPETAWILERNGIPAPDIIANVYARVSDVMTPDPISIGHDATLLEAGRLLRQHNVRALVVTNDDGSYRGLITTRMIAERYITATDALEEGGSNEMAVASDLIASLGQRVEDITETDVLVLSKDGLLKEAVEDLMASALREAVVLDDEGRAIGIVTRSDVTVRPKRKVVLVDHNEIRQAVNGIEEAEVVEIVDHHRIADVMTANPIKFLNLPVGSTATIVAMEFRRHDVELPPAIASVLLSAIMTDTVILKSPTATYVDREQVEYLAGIAGVDPIEFGLSVFKCRGGEDDMPVSKLVGADSKEFQIGDSTVLIAQHETVDLPAVMKREDEIRAHMRRLREDHGYEFVLLLVTDIVAEGSQFLCEGNRRIVNRVFGIECTGEGGTWMPGVLSRKKQVAARILGA, from the coding sequence ATGTCGGCACCGATCATCGTCGTGGGCCATAAGAACCCGGACAACGATGCGATCAGCGCAGCGGTGGGCTACGCGTATCTGAAGAACGAGCTTGCCCGCCGGTCGCAGGATCCCGAAGAGGCGTCCCGCGTCTACCGTCCCGTCCGCCTCGGCCCCCTGCCGCCGGAGACCGCCTGGATCCTCGAGAGGAACGGCATCCCCGCCCCCGACATCATCGCCAACGTGTACGCGCGCGTGTCCGATGTCATGACGCCCGATCCCATCTCCATCGGCCACGACGCCACCTTGCTCGAGGCGGGGCGCCTGCTGCGCCAGCACAACGTGCGCGCGCTCGTCGTGACGAACGACGACGGCTCGTACCGCGGCCTCATCACCACGCGCATGATCGCCGAGCGCTACATCACCGCCACCGACGCGCTCGAGGAAGGCGGCTCGAACGAGATGGCCGTCGCGAGCGACCTCATCGCCTCGCTGGGGCAGAGGGTGGAGGACATCACGGAAACCGACGTGCTCGTGCTCAGCAAGGACGGCCTGTTGAAAGAGGCCGTCGAGGACCTCATGGCTAGCGCGTTGCGCGAGGCCGTCGTGCTCGACGACGAGGGGCGCGCCATCGGCATCGTCACGCGCTCGGACGTGACCGTGCGCCCGAAGCGCAAGGTGGTGCTCGTCGACCACAACGAGATACGCCAGGCGGTCAACGGCATCGAGGAGGCCGAAGTCGTCGAGATCGTCGACCATCATCGCATCGCCGACGTGATGACGGCGAACCCCATCAAGTTCCTCAACCTGCCGGTGGGTTCAACCGCCACCATCGTGGCGATGGAGTTCCGCCGTCACGACGTGGAGCTGCCGCCCGCCATCGCGAGCGTGCTGCTGTCCGCCATCATGACCGACACCGTCATCCTCAAGTCGCCCACCGCCACCTACGTCGATCGCGAGCAGGTCGAGTACCTGGCCGGAATCGCGGGCGTCGATCCCATCGAGTTCGGCCTGTCCGTGTTCAAGTGCCGCGGCGGCGAGGACGACATGCCCGTGTCCAAGCTCGTGGGGGCCGACTCCAAGGAGTTCCAGATCGGCGACTCCACCGTGCTCATCGCGCAGCACGAGACGGTGGACCTGCCCGCCGTCATGAAGCGCGAGGACGAGATCCGCGCGCACATGCGCCGCCTTCGGGAGGATCACGGCTACGAATTCGTGCTGCTGCTCGTCACCGACATCGTGGCCGAGGGCAGCCAGTTCTTGTGCGAGGGCAACCGCCGCATCGTCAACCGCGTGTTCGGCATCGAGTGCACGGGCGAGGGCGGCACGTGGATGCCCGGCGTCCTCAGCCGCAAGAAGCAGGTGGCGGCGCGCATCCTAGGCGCGTAG
- a CDS encoding U32 family peptidase, with the protein MTAYEFSVPFNGDPGTLDALLKLRGRDGNAIREVYLNAPQSVTGSGRVGAETTERAFVETVERIHDGGVRADITMNSTCEGAEWYDRETVSRQVGFVRRMHEERGVEAVTLANPFLIERVRDACPAIEISASVLADIDCFSRAEAYARAGASTVTVDTSANKDLKLLRQMTDRLGVEVKLMVNEGCLDKCPYRKFHMNYISHKSRETASEGTAFSFACGDIILRDPGQVFKSNWVRPEDLVRYEKITRFFKIVGRDMLPSKVLRCTQAYLDESYEGNLFDILCSSIGFYGIEHSAHVDNKALDRTSHFKRTSTCNRRCHTCTYCDDLARDLLGYGWVTRENLEDLGRYGTIAAIEARFGGRYPRCPAFAERPTETPTETRRNHDTADQNLARA; encoded by the coding sequence ATGACCGCATACGAATTCTCCGTCCCCTTCAACGGGGACCCCGGGACGCTCGATGCGCTTCTGAAACTCCGAGGTCGCGATGGCAACGCGATCCGCGAGGTGTACCTGAACGCGCCGCAATCGGTGACCGGATCGGGACGCGTGGGGGCCGAAACGACGGAACGCGCGTTCGTCGAGACCGTCGAGCGCATCCACGACGGCGGCGTGCGAGCGGACATCACGATGAACTCGACGTGCGAAGGCGCGGAATGGTACGACCGGGAAACCGTGAGCCGGCAGGTGGGCTTCGTCCGGCGCATGCACGAGGAGCGCGGCGTGGAGGCGGTGACGCTCGCGAACCCGTTTTTGATCGAGCGCGTGCGGGACGCGTGCCCCGCCATCGAGATCAGCGCCTCGGTGCTGGCCGACATCGACTGCTTTTCCCGTGCGGAAGCGTATGCGCGCGCCGGCGCGAGCACCGTGACGGTGGACACGAGCGCGAACAAGGACCTCAAGCTGCTGCGCCAGATGACCGATCGACTGGGCGTGGAGGTCAAGCTCATGGTGAACGAAGGGTGCCTGGACAAGTGCCCGTACCGGAAGTTCCACATGAACTATATCTCGCACAAATCGAGGGAGACGGCCTCGGAAGGCACGGCGTTCTCGTTCGCCTGCGGAGACATCATCCTGCGCGATCCGGGCCAGGTGTTCAAATCGAACTGGGTGCGCCCGGAAGACCTGGTACGCTACGAGAAGATCACCCGCTTCTTCAAGATCGTCGGGCGCGATATGCTGCCGAGCAAGGTCCTGCGCTGCACGCAAGCCTATCTCGACGAGTCTTACGAGGGCAACCTGTTCGACATCCTGTGCAGCAGCATCGGCTTCTACGGCATCGAGCACAGCGCGCACGTGGACAACAAGGCGCTCGACCGAACCTCCCACTTCAAGCGGACCTCGACGTGCAATCGGCGTTGCCACACGTGCACGTACTGCGACGATCTGGCCCGCGATCTGCTGGGATACGGCTGGGTTACCCGCGAGAACCTGGAAGACCTGGGGCGCTACGGAACCATCGCGGCCATCGAGGCGCGGTTCGGCGGGCGCTATCCCCGCTGCCCCGCGTTCGCCGAACGGCCGACCGAGACACCGACCGAGACAAGGAGGAACCATGACACGGCAGATCAGAACCTGGCACGAGCGTGA
- a CDS encoding FAD-dependent oxidoreductase: MQEGISRRSFLKGSALAAAGAAGATALSGCTAQAEEATPSWMPATWDYETDVLVIGYGGAGLWAGITAYDEGSQVLFLEKAPFRGGGSSSINMGQWTAPHDADAAAQFAFEAFHGQTPLEVCQAWADEAVQNPDYADEYGLEYTLGETPRAEYDIFTGYEEMYVGAGTGYGKAFFEAMDQHRQDRGIDVVFDCHDEELIQNPETNEIVGCYTLIGDDAEKKAVKASKGVILCTGGFEFNEELQAKYLKCYPMRGFYGWKYNEGDGIKIAQKVGADLWHMQQVCGGDDAWFDDPEIVPGGVSVSSPTPNYIKVNRLGERWGEKDTSSPHGGWKPYANFNEEICDFDRIPSWYVFDQTSFEGGSWGGMVGGAAKENGGMGIGYMTEGLDPELGGWEGWSADNAWELERGWITQGATLDELAANLAKSKWDDKMDADKLKASVERWNELVDKGVDEDFGREEMGKIETGPFYAIPLYPGICNTIGGARRNEHANVVDPDGEPIPRLYSAGSFGNMNGHTYAITGGNGSENWCVGRIAGRSAAALSAWDAAEGK; the protein is encoded by the coding sequence ATGCAAGAAGGAATCTCAAGGCGCAGCTTTCTCAAGGGATCGGCGCTCGCCGCAGCAGGCGCCGCGGGAGCTACGGCGCTTTCGGGCTGCACGGCGCAGGCCGAGGAGGCGACGCCCAGCTGGATGCCCGCGACCTGGGACTACGAGACGGACGTCCTGGTGATCGGGTACGGCGGAGCCGGGCTCTGGGCCGGCATCACGGCCTACGACGAAGGATCGCAGGTGCTGTTCCTCGAGAAGGCCCCGTTCCGCGGAGGCGGCTCGTCGTCCATCAACATGGGGCAGTGGACCGCTCCCCACGATGCCGACGCGGCAGCGCAGTTCGCGTTCGAGGCGTTCCACGGCCAGACGCCGCTGGAGGTCTGCCAGGCATGGGCTGACGAAGCCGTGCAGAATCCCGATTACGCCGACGAGTACGGCCTCGAATACACGCTGGGCGAGACGCCGCGTGCCGAGTACGACATCTTCACCGGATACGAGGAGATGTACGTCGGTGCGGGAACGGGCTACGGCAAGGCGTTCTTCGAAGCCATGGACCAGCATCGTCAGGACCGCGGCATCGACGTGGTGTTCGACTGCCACGACGAGGAGCTCATCCAGAACCCCGAGACGAACGAGATCGTCGGATGCTACACGCTGATCGGCGACGACGCCGAGAAGAAGGCCGTGAAGGCCTCCAAGGGCGTCATCCTGTGCACCGGAGGGTTCGAGTTCAACGAAGAGCTGCAGGCCAAGTATCTGAAATGCTACCCGATGCGCGGATTCTACGGCTGGAAGTACAACGAGGGCGACGGCATCAAGATCGCCCAGAAGGTGGGCGCCGACCTCTGGCACATGCAGCAGGTGTGCGGCGGCGACGATGCCTGGTTCGACGATCCGGAAATCGTCCCCGGCGGCGTTTCGGTGTCCAGCCCCACGCCGAACTACATCAAGGTGAACCGGCTGGGCGAGCGCTGGGGCGAGAAGGACACGTCGAGCCCGCACGGCGGGTGGAAACCCTACGCCAACTTCAACGAGGAGATCTGCGACTTCGACCGCATCCCCTCCTGGTACGTCTTCGACCAGACGTCGTTCGAGGGCGGCAGCTGGGGCGGCATGGTCGGCGGCGCCGCGAAGGAGAACGGCGGCATGGGGATCGGCTACATGACCGAGGGCCTCGACCCCGAGCTGGGCGGATGGGAAGGCTGGTCGGCCGACAACGCATGGGAGCTCGAGCGCGGATGGATCACGCAGGGAGCAACGCTCGACGAGCTGGCCGCGAACCTCGCCAAGAGCAAGTGGGACGACAAGATGGACGCGGATAAGCTGAAGGCCTCCGTCGAGCGCTGGAACGAGCTGGTGGACAAGGGAGTCGACGAGGACTTCGGGCGCGAGGAGATGGGCAAGATCGAGACCGGCCCCTTCTACGCCATCCCCCTCTACCCCGGCATCTGCAACACCATCGGCGGCGCGCGCCGCAACGAGCACGCCAACGTCGTGGACCCGGACGGCGAGCCTATCCCGCGCCTGTACTCGGCGGGCTCGTTCGGCAACATGAACGGCCACACGTATGCGATCACCGGCGGCAACGGTTCGGAGAACTGGTGCGTCGGGCGCATCGCAGGACGCAGCGCCGCCGCGCTTTCGGCATGGGACGCCGCCGAGGGCAAGTAG